A single region of the Pontibacter kalidii genome encodes:
- a CDS encoding DNA polymerase III subunit gamma/tau, whose protein sequence is MENFVVSARKYRPATFDSVVGQHHITNTLKNAISSKHLAQAFLFCGPRGVGKTTCARILAKTINCQNITPEVEACNECESCRSFNSNSSFNIHELDAASNNSVEDIRNLVEQVRYAPQTGKYKIYIIDEVHMLSNQAFNAFLKTLEEPPSYAIFILATTERHKIIPTILSRCQIFDFNRIRIEDMVRHLGNIATKESIQAEPDALHLISQKADGALRDALSIFDQMVTFSGSNVTYKATVENLHILDYDYYFRLTDYLLEQNLPGSLLLFDEILKNGFDAHNFLIGIAEHFRSLLVCKDPQTIQLLEVSDNIKAKYAEQSQKSSVSFLLSGLNVVSTCDTNYKSSKNQRLHVELCLMKLAHLNAALSFASEGEGSKKAKVAAPAPAPTGTTGATAVPAAAIPSAQMQQSGNAGSVPSERLQPPHTPQHVPSEGLQQPPKPQQVTPDAHIAPPQAAAAPAPAAAPDKPRAGLQLPPPKKLGKLPSLKDLQHQQTAVADVAVAEEEEDTNYGAVVPVDEARLKTVWHAILRRKKAENMMEYTLLNRQYHIGPENEVILQLENYVMMDQFTALRPDILRELKRELGNRSIKLRAEVVEVQDEGRKLYTSADKFNYLAEKYPVLIDLKQRFGLDADF, encoded by the coding sequence ATGGAAAATTTCGTAGTATCAGCGCGTAAATACCGCCCCGCCACGTTCGACAGCGTAGTAGGGCAGCACCATATAACCAATACCCTCAAAAACGCCATCAGCAGCAAGCACCTGGCGCAGGCATTCCTTTTCTGTGGTCCGCGTGGGGTGGGTAAAACTACCTGCGCCCGTATCCTGGCCAAAACCATTAACTGCCAGAACATCACTCCGGAGGTAGAGGCCTGCAACGAATGCGAGTCGTGCCGTAGCTTTAACTCCAACAGCTCGTTTAACATCCATGAGCTCGATGCCGCCTCCAACAACTCCGTAGAGGACATCCGGAACCTGGTGGAGCAGGTGCGCTACGCTCCCCAAACCGGCAAGTATAAGATCTACATCATAGACGAGGTGCACATGCTCTCGAACCAGGCCTTCAACGCTTTTCTGAAGACGCTGGAGGAGCCGCCATCCTACGCCATTTTTATATTGGCCACCACCGAGCGCCATAAGATCATCCCGACCATACTTTCGCGTTGCCAGATCTTCGACTTTAACCGGATCCGGATAGAGGACATGGTGCGCCACCTGGGCAATATCGCTACAAAGGAAAGTATACAGGCCGAGCCAGATGCCCTGCACCTGATCTCGCAGAAAGCCGACGGTGCCCTGCGCGACGCCCTCTCTATCTTCGACCAGATGGTGACCTTCTCGGGCAGCAACGTCACCTACAAGGCTACGGTAGAGAACCTGCACATCCTGGATTACGATTACTACTTCCGTTTGACAGATTATTTGCTGGAGCAAAACCTGCCAGGCTCGCTGTTGCTGTTTGATGAGATTCTGAAGAACGGCTTTGATGCTCATAACTTCCTGATCGGTATTGCCGAGCACTTCCGCAGCTTGCTGGTGTGCAAAGACCCGCAGACGATTCAGCTGCTGGAGGTATCGGATAACATCAAGGCCAAGTATGCGGAGCAGTCGCAGAAGTCCAGCGTATCGTTCCTGCTGTCGGGCCTAAATGTAGTGAGTACCTGCGACACCAACTACAAGAGCAGCAAGAACCAGCGCCTGCACGTAGAGCTGTGCCTCATGAAACTGGCGCACCTGAACGCCGCGTTGAGTTTTGCCAGTGAGGGAGAAGGATCAAAAAAAGCTAAGGTAGCGGCTCCGGCACCAGCCCCTACCGGTACGACAGGTGCCACCGCTGTGCCCGCCGCAGCCATACCTTCGGCTCAAATGCAGCAGTCCGGCAATGCCGGCAGCGTACCTTCGGAGCGCCTGCAGCCGCCGCACACGCCGCAGCATGTACCCTCCGAAGGCCTGCAGCAGCCACCAAAGCCGCAGCAGGTAACACCGGATGCACACATTGCCCCTCCTCAGGCAGCAGCAGCTCCTGCGCCAGCTGCTGCCCCGGATAAACCACGCGCCGGTCTGCAACTGCCTCCTCCAAAGAAGCTGGGTAAGCTGCCTAGCCTGAAAGACCTGCAGCACCAACAGACTGCCGTGGCAGATGTGGCCGTAGCCGAGGAAGAAGAGGACACAAACTATGGTGCCGTCGTGCCTGTGGATGAGGCGAGGCTGAAGACGGTGTGGCATGCCATACTTCGCCGGAAGAAGGCGGAGAACATGATGGAGTATACCTTGCTCAACCGTCAGTACCACATTGGCCCGGAAAATGAGGTGATACTTCAACTGGAGAACTACGTGATGATGGACCAATTCACGGCGCTGCGCCCGGACATACTGCGTGAGCTGAAGCGCGAGTTGGGCAACAGAAGTATAAAGCTGCGGGCAGAAGTTGTGGAAGTACAGGATGAGGGCCGCAAACTCTATACTTCAGCAGACAAGTTTAACTACCTGGCAGAGAAGTACCCGGTCCTCATCGACCTGAAACAACGCTTCGGTTTGGATGCAGACTTTTAG
- a CDS encoding M16 family metallopeptidase has product MAIKRGSSLLLLALGLMFTQCKNEAYQTQSTTDATATATTAPAEKEYTYETAPNDPLNARIYTLDNGLRVYLSDYEEAPRIQTFIAVRAGSKNDPADATGLAHYLEHMVFKGTTELGTRDWEKEKVELDKIEALYEKYRATKDEAARKKIYAQIDSVSGVAATYAVANEYDKILGAIGAKGTNAYTWVDQTVYTNDIPSNQLERWIELEADRFGDMVPRIFHTELEAVYEEKNRSLDSDGRKVAEVINTALFPTHQYGTQTTIGTIEHLKNPSITEIKKYYDKYYIPNNMAIAMSGDLDFDQTIRLIDKYWGSMEKEPEPAFTVAKEQPIQQPIVKEVLGPDAENVSIAFRTPGINERDALVIQMISNLLYNGQAGLIDLNLNQQQKVLQAYAYDTPMKDYGTFRMTGMPRQGQTLDQVRDLLLQQLELIKKGNFDESLIQAVVNNDKINTMKAYEDNSNRADAFVTAFIYEMPWEKFVGRPAEFAQITKKDVMDVANKYFGNNYVLVYKKTGKDPNAQKVEKPAITPVAVNRDAQSEYYKAFMAKEVQPLEPVFIDYTKDITESKLKQNIPLLYTKNKDNELFQLYYILDMGTNNDPKLGMAVNYLKYLGTDKYTAEQLQKEFYQLGTSFDVFSSGDQVYVSLTGLDENFEKGLNLFESVLANAKPDQKALNDMVAGVLKAREDAKKNKGVILQQAMMNYAKYGPKNPFNTVLSEKQLKALKPQELVSIIKSIPTYEHRVLYYGPRETDNLVAALNTGHNVPATLKPVPAEKVYKEIDFTQPTVYFTDYNMVQAEMMFVSKSVPYTKDIIPVVRLYNEYMGGIVFQDLRESKALAYSTYSYYGTASKKDRANYLVSYIGAQADKLSEAMAGMQALLTDMPLADANFQNAQAALRNSISTERITKSGILFDYERAKKLGLNYDIRQDVYQSANSMTFDQLKEFQQKYVKAQPQAMLVIGSKDKLNFKELEKYGKVKQLTLKELFGY; this is encoded by the coding sequence ATGGCAATAAAAAGAGGATCCTCTTTGCTATTGCTTGCGCTGGGCCTTATGTTCACGCAATGCAAAAACGAAGCGTATCAAACCCAATCCACAACCGATGCTACGGCAACAGCCACCACTGCTCCTGCCGAAAAGGAATACACTTATGAGACGGCGCCGAACGACCCGCTCAACGCCCGCATTTATACGTTAGACAACGGTCTGAGAGTATACTTGTCGGACTATGAAGAGGCGCCGCGCATCCAGACATTTATCGCAGTGCGTGCCGGTTCTAAAAACGACCCGGCTGATGCTACCGGCCTGGCCCACTACCTGGAGCACATGGTGTTTAAAGGCACTACCGAATTGGGCACGCGGGACTGGGAGAAAGAGAAAGTAGAGCTGGATAAAATAGAGGCGCTTTACGAAAAGTATAGAGCCACCAAAGACGAGGCTGCCCGCAAAAAGATCTACGCGCAGATCGACTCTGTTTCGGGTGTGGCCGCCACCTATGCCGTTGCCAACGAGTATGACAAGATCCTGGGAGCCATCGGTGCGAAAGGCACGAACGCCTATACCTGGGTAGACCAAACCGTGTACACCAACGACATCCCGAGCAATCAGCTGGAGCGTTGGATTGAGCTGGAGGCAGATCGTTTCGGCGACATGGTACCGCGCATCTTCCATACGGAGCTGGAGGCGGTGTATGAAGAGAAGAACCGCTCGTTAGACAGCGACGGCCGCAAAGTGGCGGAGGTGATCAACACTGCTTTATTCCCGACACACCAGTACGGCACGCAAACTACCATCGGCACCATTGAGCACCTGAAAAACCCGTCTATCACTGAGATCAAGAAGTATTACGACAAGTATTACATCCCAAACAACATGGCCATCGCCATGAGCGGCGACCTTGATTTCGACCAGACCATTCGCCTGATTGACAAGTATTGGGGAAGTATGGAGAAGGAGCCTGAGCCTGCCTTTACAGTAGCAAAAGAGCAGCCTATCCAGCAGCCAATCGTGAAGGAAGTACTCGGTCCGGACGCGGAGAACGTTTCCATCGCTTTCCGCACGCCGGGCATTAACGAAAGAGACGCGCTGGTTATCCAGATGATCAGCAATTTGCTTTACAACGGCCAGGCCGGTTTAATTGACCTGAACCTGAACCAGCAGCAGAAAGTGCTACAGGCCTACGCCTACGACACGCCCATGAAAGACTACGGCACCTTTAGAATGACCGGCATGCCACGCCAGGGCCAGACACTGGACCAGGTACGCGACCTGTTGCTGCAGCAGTTGGAGTTGATCAAGAAAGGTAATTTCGATGAGTCGTTAATTCAGGCGGTGGTGAATAATGATAAGATCAACACCATGAAAGCCTACGAGGATAACAGCAACCGTGCCGATGCGTTTGTAACAGCCTTTATTTATGAAATGCCCTGGGAGAAGTTCGTGGGCCGTCCGGCTGAGTTTGCACAGATCACCAAAAAGGACGTAATGGACGTCGCCAACAAGTATTTCGGCAACAACTACGTGCTGGTATATAAGAAAACCGGCAAAGACCCGAACGCACAGAAAGTAGAGAAACCGGCCATCACGCCGGTAGCCGTGAACCGCGATGCGCAGTCAGAGTACTACAAGGCCTTTATGGCGAAGGAAGTTCAGCCGCTGGAGCCCGTATTCATCGACTATACAAAAGACATTACAGAGTCTAAACTGAAGCAGAACATTCCGCTGCTTTATACCAAGAACAAGGATAATGAACTGTTCCAGCTCTACTACATCCTGGACATGGGCACCAACAACGACCCAAAACTGGGCATGGCGGTAAACTATCTGAAGTACCTGGGCACCGACAAGTATACGGCCGAGCAGCTACAGAAAGAATTTTACCAGCTGGGTACTTCGTTTGATGTGTTCTCCTCCGGCGATCAGGTGTACGTAAGCTTAACTGGCTTAGATGAGAACTTTGAGAAAGGCCTGAACCTGTTTGAGAGTGTGTTAGCCAACGCAAAGCCAGACCAGAAAGCGCTAAACGACATGGTAGCCGGCGTGCTGAAGGCACGCGAGGACGCCAAGAAAAACAAAGGCGTTATCCTGCAGCAAGCCATGATGAACTATGCCAAGTATGGCCCTAAGAACCCATTTAATACCGTTCTTAGCGAGAAACAGTTAAAGGCCCTGAAGCCACAGGAGTTGGTAAGTATCATCAAGAGCATCCCAACCTACGAGCACCGCGTGCTATACTATGGTCCACGTGAAACGGATAACCTGGTAGCAGCTTTAAATACTGGCCACAACGTGCCTGCTACACTTAAACCGGTTCCTGCCGAGAAAGTATACAAGGAGATCGATTTTACACAGCCTACAGTATACTTCACGGACTATAATATGGTACAGGCCGAGATGATGTTCGTGAGCAAATCGGTACCTTACACGAAAGATATCATTCCGGTAGTGCGCCTCTACAACGAGTACATGGGTGGCATCGTGTTCCAGGACCTGCGGGAGTCGAAGGCCCTCGCCTACTCTACTTACTCGTATTATGGCACAGCTTCTAAGAAAGACCGCGCCAACTATCTGGTATCGTACATCGGGGCGCAGGCCGACAAGTTATCGGAAGCCATGGCGGGTATGCAGGCGTTATTAACAGATATGCCTTTGGCTGACGCGAACTTCCAGAACGCACAGGCGGCGCTGCGTAACAGCATCTCGACAGAGCGTATCACTAAGTCTGGCATCCTGTTCGACTACGAGCGCGCCAAGAAGCTGGGCCTTAACTACGACATCCGCCAGGATGTGTACCAAAGCGCCAACTCCATGACCTTCGACCAACTCAAGGAGTTTCAGCAGAAGTATGTGAAGGCACAGCCACAGGCTATGTTGGTGATCGGCTCTAAAGACAAACTAAACTTTAAGGAACTGGAGAAGTATGGCAAAGTAAAGCAGCTGACTTTAAAAGAGCTGTTTGGGTACTAG
- a CDS encoding CHRD domain-containing protein, with protein MLNSLSKINVFTLLLVFSTIVFTGCKDDDDSPIPFPDTKVYELESVADPDIEGTATFVRVDERTTSITIVLTGTPTGGVHPAHIHANTAAEGGPIVISLNSVDGTTGTSTTIIQRDDNDNPVSFEDLMEYDGHLNVHLSEDQLDVIVAQGDIGQNELTGESTEYELEEAAVPGISGSVTFEERKNGEALATIMLEGTPEGGVHPAHIHMNSVEEGGGIVFTFNPVNGTTGMSMTNVAELDDGTPFGYDDVLNYDGHVNVHLSPEQLEVYVAQGDIGTNAD; from the coding sequence ATGTTAAACAGCCTTTCCAAAATCAATGTCTTTACACTACTGTTAGTGTTCAGCACAATTGTCTTTACCGGCTGTAAGGACGATGACGACTCCCCAATACCTTTCCCTGACACGAAAGTATATGAACTGGAATCAGTAGCGGATCCTGACATAGAAGGTACTGCTACTTTTGTAAGAGTAGACGAGAGAACAACATCCATTACAATTGTATTGACAGGAACGCCTACAGGAGGGGTACATCCTGCTCACATTCATGCCAACACCGCTGCAGAGGGCGGCCCTATCGTTATTTCATTAAACTCGGTTGACGGCACGACAGGCACCAGCACCACCATTATACAACGAGACGACAACGATAATCCTGTTTCCTTTGAGGACTTGATGGAGTACGATGGCCACCTGAACGTGCACCTGAGCGAGGACCAGTTGGATGTGATTGTAGCGCAAGGTGATATCGGGCAGAATGAACTGACGGGAGAGTCTACAGAGTATGAGCTGGAAGAAGCGGCTGTACCAGGCATAAGCGGCTCTGTAACATTTGAGGAAAGAAAGAATGGTGAGGCTTTAGCCACCATTATGCTGGAAGGTACTCCTGAAGGAGGTGTGCACCCGGCCCATATCCACATGAACTCGGTTGAGGAAGGCGGCGGCATTGTATTTACCTTTAACCCGGTGAACGGCACCACAGGTATGAGCATGACGAATGTGGCAGAGCTCGACGATGGCACACCCTTCGGGTATGACGATGTGCTGAATTATGACGGCCATGTGAATGTGCACCTAAGTCCGGAGCAACTGGAGGTCTATGTTGCGCAGGGAGATATTGGCACTAACGCGGATTAG
- a CDS encoding phospholipase D family protein: MAKFLRTSGISHKIEEIIINAKKELIIVSPYLKISNNLFERLKEKSEEGIRISFVYGKSALSSAEREKIETLESIKIYYYQNLHAKCYYNEHEMIITSMNLYEFSEKNNREMGVLINSIEDFEMFEEAVQEVKSIIAASQGAIIGEKFTVGTIGKKLGFTKYSRSLKFNSNGHPYVTFLTNRINSETNKVIAQNIYFSVLASKYLADNDYDDTSVIGPEFFKQFKMAYVRCKSTPEGFAWKFVTDDENV, translated from the coding sequence ATGGCAAAGTTTTTAAGGACGAGCGGTATTTCACATAAAATTGAGGAAATCATTATTAATGCGAAGAAGGAGTTAATTATCGTTTCGCCATATCTTAAGATCTCAAATAATCTATTTGAGAGGCTAAAAGAGAAGTCTGAAGAGGGAATCAGAATCAGTTTTGTTTATGGTAAAAGTGCACTTTCATCAGCTGAACGAGAAAAGATTGAAACCCTCGAATCCATAAAGATATATTATTACCAGAACCTTCATGCTAAATGTTACTACAATGAGCATGAGATGATAATAACTTCTATGAATCTGTATGAGTTCTCAGAGAAGAACAACAGGGAGATGGGGGTACTTATAAACAGCATTGAAGACTTTGAAATGTTTGAAGAAGCTGTTCAAGAGGTGAAGTCAATAATAGCAGCCTCTCAAGGAGCCATAATTGGTGAAAAGTTTACTGTGGGTACAATTGGTAAAAAGCTTGGTTTTACGAAATATAGCAGATCATTGAAATTTAATTCCAATGGTCATCCTTATGTCACATTCTTAACTAATAGAATAAACTCAGAAACGAATAAGGTGATAGCTCAGAATATTTACTTTTCCGTTCTTGCGTCCAAGTATCTTGCAGATAACGACTATGATGACACTTCAGTAATTGGTCCAGAATTTTTTAAGCAGTTTAAGATGGCTTATGTCAGATGCAAGTCTACTCCTGAAGGATTTGCATGGAAATTTGTTACTGATGATGAAAACGTATGA
- a CDS encoding NADP-dependent isocitrate dehydrogenase — MTTKASRIIYTITDEAPALATRSFLPIVQAFTKAADIEIETRDISLAGRIIATFPENLSEEQKQNDDLAYLGDLAKTPEANIIKLPNISASIPQLTAAIKELQSQGYNIPNYPAEPKTEEEKEIKARYARILGSAVNPVLREGNSDRRVADAVKQYAKKHPHSMGKWSSDSKTHVAHMTGGDFYGSEQSVVVDDATDARIEFVGANGETKILKDKVALKAGEVVDSSVMSRNALRSFLEKEIAEAKEQSILLSLHLKATMMKVSDPIIFGHAVTVFFKDTFAKHAATFKEIGVDPNNGLGDVYAKIQSLPAEKRAEIEADLKAEMAQRPELAMVNSDKGITNLHVPSDVIIDASMPAAIRSSGQMWGPDGKLHDTKAIIPDRSYAQIYQEVIQFNKENGAFDPTTMGTVPNIGLMAQKAEEYGSHDKTFEIAEAGTVRVVDANGNTLMEQKVEQGDIFRACQTKDLPIQDWVKLAVTRARITNTPAIFWLDPQRAHDANLIKKVEKYLQDHDTSGLEIKIMSPVEAMRYTCERAKAGKDTISVTGNVLRDYLTDLFPILELGTSAKMLSIVPLLDGGGLFETGAGGSAPKHVEQFVEENYLRWDSLGEFLALAVSLEDLAYKTKNEKAEVLAEALNQANAKFLENDKSPSRKVGGIDNRGSHFYLAMYWAQALAEQSKNQELKDRFSKLAKELTDNEQKIVDEQIAAQGKPVEIGGYYHPDAEKTSKAMRPSETLNAALANF; from the coding sequence ATGACGACAAAAGCATCCAGAATAATCTACACGATTACAGATGAAGCGCCAGCTCTGGCAACGCGCTCTTTCTTACCCATAGTACAGGCTTTCACAAAGGCAGCAGACATCGAGATTGAAACAAGGGATATTTCCCTAGCTGGCCGTATCATCGCGACTTTCCCGGAGAACCTTTCCGAAGAGCAGAAACAGAACGACGATTTGGCATACCTGGGCGATCTGGCGAAAACGCCGGAGGCCAACATTATCAAGCTCCCGAATATCAGTGCCTCTATTCCGCAGCTCACAGCGGCCATCAAAGAACTACAGTCGCAGGGCTACAACATCCCTAACTATCCGGCTGAGCCTAAAACCGAAGAAGAAAAAGAGATCAAAGCACGCTACGCCAGGATTCTGGGTAGTGCTGTTAACCCTGTGTTGCGCGAAGGTAACTCCGACCGCCGTGTGGCGGATGCCGTGAAGCAGTACGCCAAGAAGCACCCGCACTCCATGGGCAAGTGGTCATCAGACTCTAAAACACACGTAGCTCATATGACGGGCGGCGACTTTTACGGCAGCGAGCAGTCTGTGGTGGTAGACGATGCGACGGATGCACGCATTGAGTTCGTGGGCGCAAACGGTGAGACCAAAATTTTGAAAGACAAAGTTGCCCTGAAGGCTGGCGAAGTAGTGGATTCTTCTGTGATGAGCCGCAATGCGCTGCGCTCGTTCCTGGAGAAGGAAATTGCGGAGGCGAAAGAGCAAAGCATTCTGCTGTCGCTGCACCTGAAGGCCACGATGATGAAGGTGTCTGACCCTATTATATTCGGCCACGCGGTAACGGTGTTCTTCAAAGACACGTTCGCCAAACACGCCGCCACCTTCAAAGAAATCGGTGTTGACCCGAACAATGGTCTGGGAGACGTATACGCGAAGATTCAAAGCCTGCCAGCCGAGAAGCGTGCTGAGATCGAGGCTGACCTGAAAGCGGAGATGGCGCAGCGCCCTGAGCTGGCGATGGTAAACTCTGATAAAGGCATCACCAACCTGCACGTACCAAGCGACGTGATCATCGACGCCTCTATGCCGGCGGCTATCCGTTCTTCCGGCCAGATGTGGGGCCCGGACGGCAAACTACACGATACCAAAGCGATCATTCCGGACCGCTCTTATGCGCAGATCTACCAGGAAGTGATCCAGTTCAACAAAGAGAACGGCGCTTTCGACCCGACAACCATGGGTACTGTGCCGAACATCGGCCTGATGGCGCAGAAAGCGGAAGAGTATGGCTCGCATGACAAAACATTTGAGATAGCTGAGGCAGGTACGGTACGCGTGGTTGACGCGAACGGTAACACGCTGATGGAGCAGAAAGTAGAACAGGGCGATATCTTCAGAGCCTGCCAGACCAAAGACCTGCCGATTCAGGACTGGGTGAAGCTGGCCGTTACCAGAGCCCGCATCACGAACACACCGGCTATTTTCTGGCTGGATCCGCAGCGTGCACACGACGCGAACCTGATCAAAAAAGTAGAGAAGTACCTGCAGGACCACGATACCAGCGGCCTTGAGATCAAGATCATGTCGCCGGTAGAAGCCATGCGCTATACTTGCGAGCGTGCCAAAGCTGGTAAAGACACCATCTCGGTAACCGGCAACGTACTGCGCGATTATTTAACTGACCTGTTCCCGATTCTGGAGCTGGGCACGAGTGCCAAAATGCTGTCGATTGTACCGTTGCTGGATGGCGGTGGATTGTTCGAAACAGGTGCCGGTGGATCTGCACCAAAGCACGTAGAGCAGTTCGTAGAAGAAAACTACCTGCGCTGGGATTCGTTGGGCGAATTCCTGGCACTTGCTGTATCGCTGGAAGATCTGGCTTACAAAACCAAGAACGAAAAGGCGGAAGTGCTGGCAGAAGCCCTGAACCAGGCAAACGCCAAGTTCCTGGAGAACGACAAGTCTCCTTCGCGCAAAGTAGGCGGCATCGACAACCGTGGCAGCCACTTCTACCTGGCCATGTACTGGGCACAGGCGCTGGCCGAGCAGTCGAAGAACCAGGAGCTGAAAGACCGCTTCTCGAAGCTGGCCAAAGAACTGACCGACAACGAGCAGAAGATCGTAGACGAGCAGATCGCCGCCCAAGGCAAGCCGGTTGAGATCGGCGGGTACTACCACCCGGATGCGGAGAAAACCAGCAAAGCCATGCGCCCAAGCGAAACGCTAAACGCTGCGTTGGCTAACTTCTAA
- a CDS encoding GDSL-type esterase/lipase family protein, translating to MPLGNSITQGDGKYPSYRYELWKMLLDAEVDFEFVGSHDENKYGENPPVKGTVYKGKTYTNRNEGHWGWRVDEILNGKSGEQDKRRLSQWLNTYTPDIVLMHLGTNDMFQNQEVEETIGELREVVLQIRADNPDVVIFMAQLIPADEGVGHVQANENINNLNARIPALAEELTTLRSPVILVDQNTGFDATWNPNSVEGQGDTHDGLHPNFIGERKMAQRWYEAIMNEVIIPLPVELSAFTARSNLRGGVLLEWQTASETDNAYFEVQRSQNGKEFLEIARVAGAGTTVVAQHYTFTDSAAMPGTVYYRLRQVDTDGTSSLSKVVQVHVNERQEQLQVFPTSSRGQNVSVHLQHNHPAEVAEVHVYTKEGKLVHKLENLAGNNGTFSTKILTEQLYGAGIYLVRVTAGNKVYFSKFVLER from the coding sequence ATGCCACTGGGCAACTCCATTACACAAGGTGATGGGAAGTATCCGAGCTATAGGTATGAGCTATGGAAAATGCTGCTCGATGCCGAAGTTGACTTTGAATTCGTAGGATCTCACGATGAGAATAAATACGGGGAGAATCCACCCGTTAAAGGTACCGTGTATAAGGGTAAAACTTATACGAACCGGAACGAAGGCCACTGGGGTTGGAGGGTAGATGAAATACTAAACGGTAAATCAGGAGAACAAGACAAACGAAGGTTGAGCCAGTGGCTCAACACGTATACGCCAGATATTGTGCTGATGCACCTCGGCACCAACGACATGTTTCAGAATCAGGAGGTGGAGGAAACGATAGGGGAACTCCGAGAGGTTGTGCTCCAGATCAGGGCTGACAACCCGGATGTGGTTATCTTCATGGCGCAGCTGATTCCAGCAGATGAAGGTGTGGGCCATGTACAGGCGAACGAGAATATCAACAACCTTAACGCCCGCATCCCTGCCCTTGCAGAGGAACTCACCACACTTCGATCCCCGGTTATACTTGTAGACCAGAACACCGGCTTTGATGCAACTTGGAACCCAAACTCAGTGGAAGGCCAGGGAGATACCCATGATGGCCTGCACCCTAACTTCATCGGTGAGCGGAAAATGGCCCAGCGCTGGTACGAGGCCATCATGAACGAGGTGATCATCCCGCTCCCCGTGGAACTCTCCGCATTTACTGCGCGCAGCAACCTGCGAGGCGGTGTACTGCTGGAGTGGCAAACAGCCTCTGAAACCGATAATGCCTACTTTGAGGTGCAGCGCTCGCAGAACGGGAAGGAGTTTCTGGAAATAGCCAGGGTGGCGGGCGCAGGCACTACCGTGGTGGCGCAGCACTACACTTTCACCGATTCTGCGGCGATGCCGGGAACCGTATACTACAGGCTAAGGCAGGTGGATACCGATGGCACGAGCAGCCTCTCGAAGGTGGTGCAGGTACACGTAAACGAGCGGCAAGAGCAGCTACAGGTGTTCCCAACCAGCAGCCGGGGGCAAAACGTGTCGGTGCACCTGCAGCATAACCATCCCGCTGAGGTGGCCGAGGTACATGTTTATACAAAGGAAGGAAAACTGGTGCACAAGCTGGAAAACCTGGCGGGCAACAACGGTACTTTTAGCACCAAAATCCTGACGGAGCAACTGTATGGGGCAGGCATTTACCTGGTGCGCGTAACGGCAGGCAATAAAGTATACTTCTCTAAATTTGTGCTGGAAAGGTAA
- a CDS encoding phosphoribosyltransferase, which yields MDMIRNRETAAAQLAQRLQKYKGQQGVVLAIPRGGVPVAAPIARELGMPLEVTVSKKIGHPLNPEFAIGAVSMDSVIYDHRPDVPEEYIEAQVQRIRESIQQKYSLFMGNRRHIPFKDRIVIIVDDGIATGKTLEATVKLVQKEQPQRVVVAVPVAPPEAAKRFSGLVDEFVCLLTPPFFQAVGQFYEEFYQTSDEEVMQLLREQDED from the coding sequence ATGGACATGATCCGAAACAGGGAGACGGCGGCGGCGCAGCTGGCCCAGCGGCTGCAAAAGTATAAAGGCCAGCAGGGCGTGGTGCTGGCTATCCCAAGGGGAGGCGTGCCGGTGGCGGCGCCCATTGCCAGAGAACTGGGCATGCCCCTGGAGGTAACGGTTTCCAAAAAAATAGGCCACCCCCTGAACCCGGAGTTCGCCATCGGTGCCGTGAGTATGGATAGCGTCATCTACGACCACCGCCCGGACGTACCGGAGGAGTATATCGAGGCGCAGGTGCAACGCATCCGGGAAAGTATACAGCAGAAGTACAGCCTGTTTATGGGCAATCGCCGGCACATCCCCTTCAAAGACCGCATAGTGATTATTGTGGATGATGGCATTGCCACCGGCAAAACCCTGGAAGCTACGGTAAAGCTGGTGCAGAAAGAGCAACCCCAACGTGTGGTGGTGGCCGTGCCGGTGGCGCCGCCCGAGGCCGCAAAGCGTTTCTCAGGACTAGTGGATGAGTTTGTGTGCCTGCTCACGCCGCCATTCTTCCAGGCCGTTGGCCAGTTTTACGAAGAGTTCTACCAAACCTCCGATGAAGAGGTGATGCAGCTGCTGCGGGAGCAGGATGAGGATTAA